CTATGCCAACAGCAATATGGGCTACAACTACAGCCGTGGCGCCCGGCAGCTTAACTACGGGCTCAGCGGTGGCATTGTGATTCACGAAGAGGGGCTCACCTTAAGCCAGCCCCTGAGCGACACCAACGTGCTGATCGCCGCCCCCGGCACCCGCCACGCCCGGGTAGAGAACACCACCGGCGTGCGCACCGATCGCAAAGGCTACACGGTGCTGCCCTATGCCACCACCTACCGCCAGAACCGCATAGCCCTGGACGTGAACAGCCTGGATAACGCCACGGAAATTGACGATCCGGTCACCCGGGTGGTGCCCACCAAAGGGGCCCTGGTGAAGGCGCAGTTTACGGTGCAGCGCGGGGCAAGGGCGATGATCACCCTGCAACAGTACAACGGCAGGCCGGTGCCCTTCGGGGCGATGGTCACCCGCGCTAACGCCGGTAGCGGCATTGTGAATGAGTCCGGCCAAGTGTACCTCTCCGGCCTTGAGGGGGCGGGGGCGTTAACGGTGATGTGGGGCACCGCCCCGGATCAGCAGTGCACGGTGCGCTACCGCCTGCCCGCCGGGGCGGAGCAGAAACCCATTAATCATATTAAAGCGGCCTGCCAGTAGGGCGCGGGCGTTATACGGTCAACGGAATTGCTTATGACACTTAAATTACTTATCAGAACCGCTGCCTTTGTGCTCACCGGGCTGGCCACTACCAGCACCCTGGCCGACTGCTATTACAGAACGCGGGGCGGCACATATAACTATGAGTACGATATTTCCACGCCCCTACAGGGTATTTATAACAGCGCCGGAAAGATTGCCGGGCCGCTTAATAAATCGGCTCCGGGTTCATACCGGGGGACATGTGACTGCCCGGTAATTAATGGGCCCAGGGCTGCGTCAGTCTGGCTGGAGAGCCCGCTACCGGTCTATGCCACGGTGGGGGGAGAAACCTACTATAAGATCAATGAGTATCTGGGCGTGGCGATGGGGACCACCGACTTGAATGGGCGGATCTATTATGCGCCAGCGCGATATCAGGACCGTGCAGAGGCTCCTCCTTTCACATGTCTGCTTTCCCTGAGCCACACCTATGAAACAACAAGGGCAGGGGCAAATATGAGGCTGAAACTTTATGTTATCCGCCCCTTTATCGGTGAAGTGATTATTCCGCGTACCCTGGTGGCGAATTATTTTATCAACACGACCCGCGGTGGTGGTAAGCCGGCGACCCCTCTGGTCCGCATGTATGCCCGGGGCAGCGTATCGGTGCCCCAGTCCTGTGAAATTAACGCCGGGCAAATTATTACCGTGGATTTCGGCAATATCGCTACCGGTAACTTTGGCACCGCCGGCAGCAAAGCCCGCGGGGTGAACCCCATCACCCGTAATGTTTCCGTCTCCTGCAAGGGGGTGGAGGAGCGGGCAAACCTGGCGCTGCGCCTCCAGGCCGGGAGCGTCAGCGGGAATGCTATCGTCTCCGACAATAAAGACGTGGGCTTTATGCTCACCGACAGCGCCGACCGGCCCATCACCCCTAATGATGTCAACAGCGGGATCCGCTTTTTGTTAGACGGCCTCGGGAAAAGTAATGTGCCGGTAAGAATTTATCCGGTCAGCGTAACGGGTAATCCACCTGCTGAAGGGCGGGTATCTTCGGTAGGGTACTTACTGGCGGATTTTGACTGAGGAACAGAGATGGGCACAATATGCAATACTCATGCGGCCCGGGGGCTGCTTGCTGCGGCGCTATTACTGGGCACCAGCACTACCGCCAGTGGGGCAGAACTGGCGCGGATTAATATTCGTATTGGCGCGAATCTGGTGGCCAACACCTGTGCCGTTAGCAATGTTTCTCAGAATATGACGGTAAATCTGGGAGAGTGGGCGGCGAAGCAATTTCTGGTGACGAAGACCAGCCAGCCAGTTCGTTTCATTGTTCAGCTGGAAAATTGCGGCGCGGCTGCCCGGGGGGTAGCGGTAACCTTTAAAGGCGCTACCACTACCCGGGATACTTCTCTGCTGGCGTTAAACCGCGCCAGCACCGCCAGCAATGTGGGGATCGCTATCCTTGATAAAGACCTGCGCCGCCTGACCCCCGGGCAACCCAGCCCCCGCTACCCGATTAATCTGCCATTACCGGCAGGTGGGGTGCCGCTGGTGTTCTACGGCCAGTATGTGGCCACAGGCCCGGTCACCCCGGGCAGCGCCAACAGCGAGGCAACATTCGAATTAAACTACCCCTGATCCCGATCTACAGCAGCAGCGCCAGATCCATAGCCGCTTTTTGCAGGTGGGGCAGGAAGCGCTCGCGCAGCTCGCTGGTGCTGTGCTGGGCGGTATTCACCCCGATATTCATGGCCGCCACCACCCCACGGGTGCGCGCCGAGTGAATCGGCACCGCCAGGGAGCGCAGCCCCAGCTCCAGCTGCTGGTCGTTAATGGCGTAGCCCTGGGCGCGCACCTGTGCAAGCCTGGCGCGCAGCTGCTCCGGGCAGGTGATCGTGTATTCGGTAAAGGGCTCCAGGGTGGTGCGCTGCAGATACGCGCTGAGGGCGGGCTCGCTCAGATCCCCCAGCAGCACCCAGCCCATGGAGGTGGCATAAGCGGGCAGGCGGCTGCCACGGCCCAGATCGACCTTCATAATGCGCTTTTGTGAGGAGCGGGCGATATACAGAATGTTATCCCCGTCGAGGAGCGCCACCGAGCAGGACTCCCCAAGCTGCTTGCTCAGGTAGTCCATGGCGTTCTGGGCTGAGCGGGCCAGCTCTGAGGAGTTCAGATAGGCAAAACCGATGGTCAGCACCCGGGGCAGCAGGCTGAAGTGGCGGCCGTCCGGCGCGTGCACAAAGCCCAGGGCGTTCAGGGTGTAGAGGCAGCGGCGCACCGCCGCCCGGGGAATGCCGGTACTGTGGCTTATCTGGGCGATGGTCATACTGTTGCTGAGCGGGGTAAAGGCCTGGAGCACCTCCAGCCCCCGGGCCAGGGAGGCCATAAAATTCGGGTCCCCCTTAAAACTCTCCCCCACGGGTGCACCAATTTCGTGCAGCCGCTTCAGTTCTTCGTCAACACTAGCCGGTTCATGAATCATATAAATGCCTTATTTATCATTGTGTTTGTGGTTTATCTGCGTCTTTAACGCCCTGTCATCTGCCAAAAGTGCAATTCTTTAACATCCATCACAAATTAATTACAAACCTCGCGAAAAGTTCGATAATCGCACACCAGTTTGATATTCGCCCTTGAGTGCCAGTCTGCACTCTTCTAGTGTGTTTGCACAAGCAGTAGTTGTGACCACGTCAGGGGGAGTAATGATTAATAAGCAGCGTGAATCGCTGGAAGCCGCCGTCGCCGATATTCCGGATGGTGCGGTGATCATGGTGGGAGGCTTTGGCCCGGCGGGGCAGCCTTCCGAGCTGCTGGATGCGCTGATTGCCCGCCAGCTCAGGGGGCTAACGCTTATCAGTAATAACGCCGGTAACGGGGACTATGGCCTGGCGGCACTGCTCAAAGCGGGCTGTGTGCGCAAGGTTATCTGCTCCTTCCCGCGCCAGACAGACTCCTGGGTATTTGATGAGCTGTACCGCAAAGGCGAGATTGAGCTTGAACTGGTGCCCCAGGGGAACCTGGCCGCGCGTATCCAGGCGGGCGGCGCCGGGCTGGGGGCCATTTTTACCCCCACCGGTTACGGCACCTTACTGGCCGAGGGCAAAGAGACCCGCGAAATTAACGGCAAGCAGTATGTGCTGGAGATGCCGCTGCACGCGGACTACGCCCTGATCAAAGCCCTGCGCGGCGATCGCTGGGGCAACCTGGTGTATGACAAAACCGGCCGTAACTTCGGGCCAATCATGGCGACAGCGGCCCGCTGCACCATCGCCCAGGTGAGCCAGATGGTGGCCCCGGGAGAGCTGGATCCGGAAACGGTGATCACCCCCGGGATTTTTGTTCAGCGCCTGGTGGAAGTCTCCGCCGCCCGTTTACCGTTGTCTGCCTGAGGTATCAGCATGAAAAATTTATCGCATCAGGAGCTGGCCCGGCGTATCGCCCGGGATATCCCCGAAGGGGCTTATGTGAATCTGGGTATCGGCCTGCCCACCCAGATAGCCAACTACCTGCCTGCCGACCGGGAGATCTTCCTGCACAGTGAAAACGGCATCCTCGGCATGGGGCCCGCCCCGGCCCCGGGAGAAGAAGATCCGGAACTGATCAACGCCGGGAAACAGCCGGTCACCCTGCTTGCCGGGGGCTGCTATTTCCACCACGGGGACTCTTTCGCCATGATGCGCGGCGGCCACCTGGATATCTGCGTGCTGGGGGCCTACCAGGTGTCTGAGCACGGTGACCTGGCGAACTGGAGCACCGGCGCACCCGGGGCTATCCCGGCCGTGGGCGGGGCGATGGATCTGGCTATCGGTGCCCGCCAGGTATTTGTGATGACCGAACATCTGACCAAAAAAGGCCAGTGCAAAATTGTCCCTGAGTGTACCTACCCGCTGACCGGGATCGGCTGCATCAGCCGCATTTACAGCGATATGGCCGTGATGGACGTTACAAAGCAGGGGCTGGTGGTGCGGGAACTCTTTGGCGATATCACCCCGGAATACCTACAGGAAGTTACCCCTGTAGCCCTCACTTTTGATCTGGAGACGACCGACAATGTCCCATGCCTTTCTGTGTGATGCCCGCCGCACCCCGATTGGGCGGCTGAACGGCAGTTTAGCCACCGTACGCGCCGACGATCTGGCAGCCCTGCCGCTGCGTGATTTACTGGCCCGCTACCCGCACCTTGATCTGGCGGCCATTGACGATGTTATCTACGGCTGCGCCAACCAGGCCGGTGAGGACAACCGCAACGTAGCGCGTATGGCGCTGCTGCTGGCGGGCCTGCCGGTCACGGTGCCCGGCAGCACCCTGAACCGCCTGTGCGGCTCAAGCCTGGATGCGGTGATCACCGCCAGCCGGGCGATTAAAAGCGGCGAAAGCGAGCTGATGATCGCCGGTGGGGTTGAGAGCATGACCCGCGCCCCCTTTGTCATGGGCAAGGCGGAAAGCCCCTGGAGCCGCCAGATGGCCCTGGAAGACACCACCATGGGCTGGCGCTTTATTAACCCGCAAATGCGCGCCCTCTACGGGGTGGAAAGCATGCCCCAGACGGCGGAAAACCTGGCGCAGAAATATGAGATAAGCCGCGAAGATCAGGACGCCTTCGCCCTGCGCAGCCAGCAGCGCACGGCCCGGGCCTGGGATAACGGCTTCTACACCGGGCAGATAACCCCGGTCACCCTGGCGGGCGGGCGCAACCAGCCAGACCGCCTGTTTGATAAAGACGAACACCCCCGCGCCACCACGGCGGAGGCCCTGGCAAAACTGAAACCGGTGGTTAACCCGCAGGGCTCTATTACCGCAGGGAACGCCTCCGGCCTGAACGACGGCGCCTGCGCCCTGTTACTGGCCAGCGAGGGGGCCCTGTCGCGCCACGATCTGCAACCTATGGCGCGGATTGTGGGCGGGGCCGTCTCTGGTCTGGCGCCTACGGTGATGGGCTATGGCCCGGTGGGCGCGGTAGAGAAAGTGCTCCACCAGACCGGGCTGACCCTTGCCCAGATGGATGTTATCGAACTGAATGAAGCCTTCGCCGCCCAGGCCCTGAGCGTGACCCGGGCACTGGGCCTTGCGGACGACGCCGCCCACGTTAACCCCAACGGCGGGGCCATTGCCCTGGGCCACCCGCTGGGTGCCTCCGGCGGGCGGCTGGTGATGAACGCGGCCTGGCAGCTGCGCCAGCAGCAGGGGCGCTACGCCCTGTGCACCATGTGCATTGGCGTGGGCCAGGGCATCGCCCTGATCATTGAGCGGGTGTGAGGCGCAGATGGTCGAATATATCGTTGACGGCCCCGAAGGGGCACCGGTACTGGTGCTGTCGAACTCCCTCGGCACCCGCTGGACCATGTGGAACGGGGTGATCCCGCTGCTGACCCGCCACTTCCGGGTGGTGCGCTACAACACCCGGGGCCACGGGGGCTCGCGCCTGCCGGAGTCCGCCCTGACCCTGGACACCCTGGGCCTGGATGTGGTGGATCTGCTGGATCACCTGGATATCGGCCAGGCCTGCTTTTGCGGGATCTCCCTGGGCGGGCTGACCGGTATGTGGCTGAACCGCTACGCCGGGGCTCGCTTTCACGGCCTGGCGGTCGCCAATACGGCGGCGCGCATCGGCACGGAAGCGGCCTGGCGCACCCGGGCCGCACTGGTGCGTGAGCAGGGCATGGGGGAGATTGTGGCGGGCACGCCGGATCGCTGGTTTTCTGCGGCGTTTATCCGCCAGCAGCCTGCGGTGATCCCGGCTCTGCTGGCCGGGCTGGAGCAGGGCTCCCCCCTGGGATATGCGGCCTGCTGCGAAGTGCTGGCAACTGCTGATCTGCGCCCGCAGGCCCCCCAGATGGCGCGGCCGATGCTGGCTATCGCCGGGGAGCTGGATCCGGTCACCACCGTGGAGGATGCCCGCTGGCTGGCAGACCACGCGCCGGACACCCGGCTGGTGACCTTGCCTGCGTCCCATTTATCGAATGTGGAGTGCCCGGGGCAGTTTGCTCAGGCACTGGTGAGCTTCTTTGCCCGACAGGGAGTGATACATGCTGAATATTGAATCGATCCGCTGCTGGCTGGTGGATATCCCCACCATTCGCCCGCACAAGTTATCCATGGCGACCATGGGCTGCCAGACCCTGACCATTATTGAAATGGTCTGTAATGGCGGGATCTCCGGCTGGGGCGAGGCGACCACCATTGGTGGCTTAAGCTACGGCCCGGAAAGCCCGGAGGGGATCCGCTCCGCTATTGAGACCTATCTGGCCCCGCTGATTTGCGGCAAAACCTTTAGCGGCGTGGAAGCGCTCAGCCGGACCATGAACGCCAGCGTGAAAGGCAACACCTTTGCCAAATCGGCCCTGGAAACCGCGTTTCTTGATGCCCAGGGTAAAGTGCTCGGGGTGCCGGTCAGCACTCTGCTGGGCGGGGCGCTCAGCCAGCGCCTGCCGGTGCTCTGGACCCTGGCAAGCGGCAACACTCAGCAGGATATCGACGAAGGCAAACGCCTGCTGGCGGAAGGCCGCCACAACACCTTTAAGCTCAAGATCGGTGCCGGGCAGTTGCAGGACGACGTGCGCCACGCCATTGCCATTAAGCAGGCCCTGGGCGAGCAGGTGAGTGTGCGGGTGGATGTAAACCAGGCCTGGGATATGACCGCCGCCGTAAAAGGGATCCGCGAGTTGCAGGCCGGGGGCATTGATCTGATTGAGCAGCCGCTGCCCCTGTGGAACCACCGGGATCTGATTGCCCTGAGCCAGCGCTTTGATGTGCCCATGCTGGCAGACGAAAGCGTCGCCACCCTACAGGACAGCTACGCCCTTGCCAGCGGCGGCTTTACCGGTGCCTGGGCGCTGAAAATTGCCAAAGCCGGTGGCCCGGCCCAGGTACTGAAGCTGGCCCATGTGGCCCAGGGGGCGGGGATCAGCTTATATGGCGGCACCATGCTGGAAGGCAGCCTGGGCACGGTGGCATCGCTGCACGCCTGGTCCACCATTGGCTTACAGTGGGGCACCGAGATGTTCGGCCCGCTGTTACTGAAAGATGACATTCTCACCAGCCCGCTGGTATTTACCGATGGCGGCGTAACCCTGCCAGAAGGCCCGGGGCTGGGGGTTGAGATTGACCGCGATAAACTGAACCATTATTCCCGGCAGTGAGGAGGCAATTATGTTATTCAAAGTTGATATGACGGTAAATATACCGCTGG
This Shimwellia blattae DSM 4481 = NBRC 105725 DNA region includes the following protein-coding sequences:
- the pcaF gene encoding 3-oxoadipyl-CoA thiolase produces the protein MSHAFLCDARRTPIGRLNGSLATVRADDLAALPLRDLLARYPHLDLAAIDDVIYGCANQAGEDNRNVARMALLLAGLPVTVPGSTLNRLCGSSLDAVITASRAIKSGESELMIAGGVESMTRAPFVMGKAESPWSRQMALEDTTMGWRFINPQMRALYGVESMPQTAENLAQKYEISREDQDAFALRSQQRTARAWDNGFYTGQITPVTLAGGRNQPDRLFDKDEHPRATTAEALAKLKPVVNPQGSITAGNASGLNDGACALLLASEGALSRHDLQPMARIVGGAVSGLAPTVMGYGPVGAVEKVLHQTGLTLAQMDVIELNEAFAAQALSVTRALGLADDAAHVNPNGGAIALGHPLGASGGRLVMNAAWQLRQQQGRYALCTMCIGVGQGIALIIERV
- the pcaD gene encoding 3-oxoadipate enol-lactonase: MVEYIVDGPEGAPVLVLSNSLGTRWTMWNGVIPLLTRHFRVVRYNTRGHGGSRLPESALTLDTLGLDVVDLLDHLDIGQACFCGISLGGLTGMWLNRYAGARFHGLAVANTAARIGTEAAWRTRAALVREQGMGEIVAGTPDRWFSAAFIRQQPAVIPALLAGLEQGSPLGYAACCEVLATADLRPQAPQMARPMLAIAGELDPVTTVEDARWLADHAPDTRLVTLPASHLSNVECPGQFAQALVSFFARQGVIHAEY
- a CDS encoding IclR family transcriptional regulator domain-containing protein; protein product: MIHEPASVDEELKRLHEIGAPVGESFKGDPNFMASLARGLEVLQAFTPLSNSMTIAQISHSTGIPRAAVRRCLYTLNALGFVHAPDGRHFSLLPRVLTIGFAYLNSSELARSAQNAMDYLSKQLGESCSVALLDGDNILYIARSSQKRIMKVDLGRGSRLPAYATSMGWVLLGDLSEPALSAYLQRTTLEPFTEYTITCPEQLRARLAQVRAQGYAINDQQLELGLRSLAVPIHSARTRGVVAAMNIGVNTAQHSTSELRERFLPHLQKAAMDLALLL
- a CDS encoding 3-oxoacid CoA-transferase subunit A, which codes for MINKQRESLEAAVADIPDGAVIMVGGFGPAGQPSELLDALIARQLRGLTLISNNAGNGDYGLAALLKAGCVRKVICSFPRQTDSWVFDELYRKGEIELELVPQGNLAARIQAGGAGLGAIFTPTGYGTLLAEGKETREINGKQYVLEMPLHADYALIKALRGDRWGNLVYDKTGRNFGPIMATAARCTIAQVSQMVAPGELDPETVITPGIFVQRLVEVSAARLPLSA
- a CDS encoding fimbrial protein produces the protein MGTICNTHAARGLLAAALLLGTSTTASGAELARINIRIGANLVANTCAVSNVSQNMTVNLGEWAAKQFLVTKTSQPVRFIVQLENCGAAARGVAVTFKGATTTRDTSLLALNRASTASNVGIAILDKDLRRLTPGQPSPRYPINLPLPAGGVPLVFYGQYVATGPVTPGSANSEATFELNYP
- a CDS encoding fimbrial protein, whose amino-acid sequence is MTLKLLIRTAAFVLTGLATTSTLADCYYRTRGGTYNYEYDISTPLQGIYNSAGKIAGPLNKSAPGSYRGTCDCPVINGPRAASVWLESPLPVYATVGGETYYKINEYLGVAMGTTDLNGRIYYAPARYQDRAEAPPFTCLLSLSHTYETTRAGANMRLKLYVIRPFIGEVIIPRTLVANYFINTTRGGGKPATPLVRMYARGSVSVPQSCEINAGQIITVDFGNIATGNFGTAGSKARGVNPITRNVSVSCKGVEERANLALRLQAGSVSGNAIVSDNKDVGFMLTDSADRPITPNDVNSGIRFLLDGLGKSNVPVRIYPVSVTGNPPAEGRVSSVGYLLADFD
- a CDS encoding 3-oxoacid CoA-transferase subunit B, whose product is MKNLSHQELARRIARDIPEGAYVNLGIGLPTQIANYLPADREIFLHSENGILGMGPAPAPGEEDPELINAGKQPVTLLAGGCYFHHGDSFAMMRGGHLDICVLGAYQVSEHGDLANWSTGAPGAIPAVGGAMDLAIGARQVFVMTEHLTKKGQCKIVPECTYPLTGIGCISRIYSDMAVMDVTKQGLVVRELFGDITPEYLQEVTPVALTFDLETTDNVPCLSV
- a CDS encoding muconate cycloisomerase family protein; translated protein: MLNIESIRCWLVDIPTIRPHKLSMATMGCQTLTIIEMVCNGGISGWGEATTIGGLSYGPESPEGIRSAIETYLAPLICGKTFSGVEALSRTMNASVKGNTFAKSALETAFLDAQGKVLGVPVSTLLGGALSQRLPVLWTLASGNTQQDIDEGKRLLAEGRHNTFKLKIGAGQLQDDVRHAIAIKQALGEQVSVRVDVNQAWDMTAAVKGIRELQAGGIDLIEQPLPLWNHRDLIALSQRFDVPMLADESVATLQDSYALASGGFTGAWALKIAKAGGPAQVLKLAHVAQGAGISLYGGTMLEGSLGTVASLHAWSTIGLQWGTEMFGPLLLKDDILTSPLVFTDGGVTLPEGPGLGVEIDRDKLNHYSRQ
- a CDS encoding fimbria/pilus outer membrane usher protein — its product is MSGGGKAADITATTPPVYGVYTSTTDTHGRLRQQAGVSGSLLEDNSLGYSVQQGYGNRGDGANGSVSLSYQGGYANSNMGYNYSRGARQLNYGLSGGIVIHEEGLTLSQPLSDTNVLIAAPGTRHARVENTTGVRTDRKGYTVLPYATTYRQNRIALDVNSLDNATEIDDPVTRVVPTKGALVKAQFTVQRGARAMITLQQYNGRPVPFGAMVTRANAGSGIVNESGQVYLSGLEGAGALTVMWGTAPDQQCTVRYRLPAGAEQKPINHIKAACQ